Proteins encoded together in one Quercus lobata isolate SW786 chromosome 3, ValleyOak3.0 Primary Assembly, whole genome shotgun sequence window:
- the LOC115979262 gene encoding bifunctional 3-dehydroquinate dehydratase/shikimate dehydrogenase, chloroplastic-like: MTLSSIPLATSDLQISGGIRRSSTQICAPVMAETVDQMLLLMRKAKELGADLVEVRVDFLKNFSPRQDLEILIKQSPLPTLITYRPIWEGGQYDGDESQRQNALRLAVELGADYVDVELKVAHDFYNAIQGKKPEKVKIIVSSHNYQNTPSVEEIGDLVAKILSTGADIVKVATTALDIVDSARLFQVLVHSQVPMIGIVMGEKGLMSRILSAKFGGFLTFGSIEAGVISAPGQPTVTDLLDLYNFRQIGPDTKVHGVIGNPIGHSKSPHLYNGAFKSVNFNGIYLPLLVDNVANFLNTYSSPDFVGYSYTIPHKEAGFNCCDEIDPIAKEIGAISCMIRKPDGKLKGYNVDYLGAIAAIEEGLRASNGASNGSGSPLAGKLFVVMGAGGAGKALAFGGKEKGARVVVANRSYDKAKQLASKVGGEAISLAELENFHPEEGMILANTTSVGMKPKIENTPLPKHALKHYSLVFDAIYTPKLTRLLREAEESGATIVYGTEMFINQAFVQFEKFTGLPAPKQLIRDTLARNT, from the exons ATGACTCTCAGCAGCATTCCG TTGGCTACCTCGGATCTTCAAATTTCAGGTGGAATTCGAAGGAGTTCCACTCAAATATGTGCGCCCGTAATGGCGGAAACAGTTGATCAGATGCTGCTTCTGATGCGTAAGGCGAAGGAACTTGGTGCTGACCTTGTTGAGGTTCGAGTTGACTTCTTGAAGAATTTCAGTCCAAGACAGGATCTTGAAATCTTGATCAAGCAATCTCCTTTGCCCACTCTTATCACTTACAG ACCAATATGGGAAGGTGGTCAGTATGATGGTGATGAAAGCCAGCGACAAAATGCATTACGTCTAGCCGTGGAGCTGGGAGCCGATTATGTTGATGTTGAGCTTAAG GTAGCTCATGATTTCTACAATGCCATTCAAGGAAAGAAACCTGAAAAGgtcaaaattattgtttcttcACACAACTATCAAAACACTCCATCTGTGGAAGAAATTGGCGATCTTGTGGCAAAAATACTATCTACTGGAGCTGACATAGTGAAGGTTGCAACAACTGCCTTAGACATTGTAGACTCTGCACGTCTCTTTCAAGTTCTTGTGCATTCTCAA GTCCCAATGATCGGAATCGTCATGGGTGAGAAGGGTTTGATGTCAAGAATACTTAGTGCAAAATTTGGTGGGTTTCTCACTTTTGGTTCTATTGAGGCGGGTGTGATATCAGCTCCAGGGCAACCAACTGTAACAGATCTGTTGGATTTATACAATTTCAGACAGATAGGGCCCGATACCAAAGTACATGGTGTTATTGGGAATCCTATTGGTCACAGCAAAAGTCCTCATCTGTATAATGGAGCATTCAAGTCAGTAAACTTTAATGGAATTTATTTGCCTCTGTTGGTTGATAATGTTGCAAACTTTCTCAACACCTACTCATCTCCTGATTTTGTTGGATACAG TTATACAATTCCTCACAAGGAGGCTGGGTTTAATTGCTGTGACGAGATAGATCCAATTGCCAAG GAAATAGGAGCTATTAGTTGCATGATCAGGAAACCTGATGGGAAGTTAAAGGGCTACAATGTTGACTATCTTGGGGCCATTGCAGCTATCGAGGAAGGACTTCGAG CATCAAATGGTGCAAGCAATGGATCTGGTTCCCCATTGGCTGGTAAACTGTTTGTTGTCATGGGAGCTGGTGGTGCTGGAAAGGCACTTGCTTTTGgtggaaaagaaaagggagCGAGAGTCGTAGTTGCCAATCGCTCATATG ACAAAGCCAAACAACTTGCCAGTAAAGTTGGAGGAGAAGCTATAAGTCTCGCTGAATTAGAAAATTTCCATCCAGAGGAGGGGATGATTCTTGCAAATACTACATCTGTTGGAATGAAACCAAAAATTGAGAACACACCATTACCCAAG CATGCTTTGAAGCACtattctttggtttttgatgCCATCTACACACCAAAACTAACCAGACTCTTAAGAGAAGCTGAAGAGTCTGGAGCCACTATTGTTTATGGGACAGAAATGTTCATTAACCAAGCATTTGTACAATTTGAAAAGTTCACTGGTTTGCCAG CACCAAAGCAACTTATTAGAGATACATTGGCAAGAAATACATAA
- the LOC115979857 gene encoding uncharacterized protein LOC115979857 isoform X2 produces MECNKEEAIRARGIAEKKMHENDFVGARKIAMKAQQLFPGLENMSQLLAVCEVHCSALIKVSKSDLDWYGILQIEQSADEGTIKKQYRKLALLLHPDKNKLAGAEAAFKLVGEAHRVLSDQAKRTSFDKNYASSARTAESKPPPHQSNSNLFVNRQSWADNNLHKPPHPPYTNLNPIHQAPLFQTFWTCCPHCSTRFQYYKGSENKLLRCQTCSKAFIAQDVGTQYVPVRTPWGQFPNQKVASNQGPSKVTLKCNGGNVSNVRFPDRSAGLDPKSKAGNTAEVRGGSKAEVKADGHVGKKGVEMTKSNAAKAQKPGSSKNVSRKRGRKSAVESSESNETGGSDDNEKDVGIHQNGGNPSGQNSGNHRRSSRQRQKENISHQKNLNDDDDDFVSPPKQNCKSSRKSVKQKASATEESLPNKKCKMGECDVKTEEEGMPDQDDRKAEVDDRSGLNSNVASDDVAIQVPDQEFSDFEKGKEENCFAVNQMWAIYDTLDGMPRFYARVKKVFSPGFKLQITWLEANPDDQDEIDWCDGELPVACGKFKLGNTEEAVERLMFSHQMHCIKGSCRGSYLIYPRKGETWALFKNWDIRWSSDPEKNMPFKFEFVEVLSDFVDGFGIYVAYLGKVKGFVSLFQQTKQHGISSFQVPPKELYRFSHRIPSFRMTGGEKEGVPKGCFELDPAALPTDFNLYDDPNVVKMENGRVDAEVSNLCCKSSENKMEHVMGSDTSMKHEGDDQGRETTMHERFPRQSNGTHTNNVQVDASKCKTKEDDSKENCDLTQPKGTATSHQADKKINTPKKHEKKKDIEQVSLNPRRSPRDLSKKNGLINGLSTNEGTVKHSDANIGENCGSFTKSKGGASCQSDEKMQSKSPGECYDFYGEKSEEKFQLDQIWAIYVDKDGMPKNYAQVKKIESTPNFRLHVALLKPCSPPKDTNQSVCCGMFEVKNGRTKVLTRIEFSHRLTVERVGKYRYKIYPRRGEVWALYKNLNSEVTCSDIWKGECDIVEVLEVNDSSTEVVVLSPLSGFTSVYRSPRIQRSKSGVIVIPRDEIARFSHQIPAFQHSGEKDILLRGCWELDPKAVPGLVICLD; encoded by the exons ATGGAATGCAACAAAGAGGAGGCCATCAGGGCTAGGGGGATTGCAGAGAAGAAGATGCATGAAAACGATTTTGTAGGGGCAAGGAAGATTGCGATGAAGGCTCAGCAGCTGTTTCCTGGGCTTGAGAACATGTCTCAATTGCTTGCAGTCTGTGAGGTTCATTGCTCTGCATTGATAAAGGTTAGCAAGTCAGATTTGGACTGGTATGGAATTCTTCAGATTGAACAATCAGCTGATGAGGGGACCATCAAGAAACAGTACAGAAAGCTAGCACTGTTACTTCATCCTGATAAAAATAAGCTTGCTGGTGCAGAGGCCGCATTCAAGCTAGTTGGGGAAGCACATAGGGTCCTCTCTGACCAGGCAAAGCGTACTTCATTTGATAAGAATTATGCATCTTCAGCGAGGACTGCCGAATCAAAGCCACCACCCCATCAGTCAAATAGCAATTTGTTTGTCAACAGACAGTCATGGGCTGACAATAATCTCCATAAACCTCCTCATCCACCTTACACTAATTTGAATCCTATTCACCAGGCACCCCTATTCCAGACATTCTGGACATGTTGCCCCCACTGCAGTACTAGGTTTCAATACTACAAAGGTTCTGAGAATAAACTCTTGCGATGTCAGACTTGCTCCAAAGCCTTCATTGCCCAGGATGTGGGTACTCAATATGTTCCAGTAAGAACTCCCTGGGGTCAGTTTCCCAATCAAAAAGTAGCTTCAAATCAGGGGCCCTCAAAAGTAACCTTAAAATGTAATGGTGGAAATGTTTCCAATGTGAGATTTCCGGATAGATCTGCTGGGTTAGATCCAAAGTCAAAGGCAGGAAACACTGCTGAGGTTCGTGGGGGTTCTAAAGCAGAAGTGAAAGCAGATGGGCATGTGGGGAAGAAAGGTGTTGAGATGACCAAGTCTAATGCAGCAAAGGCTCAGAAACCAGGATCATCGAAAAATGTGAGCaggaagagagggaggaagTCAGCTGTGGAATCCAGTGAAAGTAATGAGACTGGAGGTAGTGACGACAATGAAAAAGATGTGGGTATTCACCAAAATGGTGGTAATCCTTCTGGACAGAATTCTGGGAACCATAGGAGATCTTCAAGGCAAAggcaaaaggaaaatatttctcACCAGAAGAATctaaatgatgatgatgatgattttgtGAGTCCTCCAAAGCAGAATTGCAAATCATCCAGGAAAAGTGTGAAGCAAAAAGCAAGTGCCACTGAAGAGAGTTTGCCAAACAAAAAGTGCAAAATGGGAGAATGTGATGTAAAGACAGAGGAAGAGGGTATGCCAGATCAGGATGACAGAAAGGCTGAAGTTGATGATAGATCTGGATTGAATTCTAATGTTGCATCAGATGATGTAGCTATTCAAGTTCCTGATCAAGAGTTTAGTGATTTTGAGAAGGGTAAGGAAGAAAACTGCTTTGCTGTTAATCAAATGTGGGCTATATATGATACATTAGATGGTATGCCAAGATTTTATGCCCGTGTCAAGAAAGTGTTCTCCCCTGGTTTTAAGCTGCAGATCACTTGGTTGGAGGCCAATCCAGATGACCAAGATGAGATTGATTGGTGTGATGGAGAATTGCCTGTTGCTTGTGGTAAGTTCAAACTTGGTAACACTGAAGAAGCCGTTGAGCGTCTTATGTTCTCTCATCAGATGCATTGCATAAAAGGCAGTTGTAGAGGTTCATACTTGATATATCCTAGAAAGGGAGAAACTTGGGCCCTTTTCAAAAATTGGGATATTAGATGGAGTTCTGACCCAGAAAAGAATATGccattcaaatttgaatttgtggAAGTCCTTTCAGACTTTGTTGATGGTTTTGGCATTTACGTGGCATATTTGGGCAAAGTGAAGGGGTTTGTTAGCCTTTTCCAGCAAACTAAGCAGCATGGAATTAGCTCTTTTCAAGTACCACCTAAGGAGCTGTATAGATTTTCACATCGAATTCCATCATTTAGAATGACTGGTGGGGAAAAAGAAGGTGTTCCCAAAGGATGTTTTGAACTCGATCCTGCTGCTCTGCCCACTGATTTCAATTTGTATGATGATCCCAATGTTGTGAAGATGGAAAATGGACGCGTGGATGCTGAAGTCAGTAATTTGTGTTGTAAATCCtcagaaaataaaatggaaCATGTTATGGGTTCTGACACATCGATGAAGCATGAAGGGGATGACCAAGGGAGAGAGACCACAATGCATGAAAGATTTCCAAGACAATCAAATGGAACACATACAAATAATGTTCAAGTAGATGCAAGCAAATGTAAAACCAAAGAGGATGATAGTAAAGAAAATTGTGACCTCACTCAGCCCAAAGGAACTGCTACTTCACATCAGGCTGATAAGAAGATCAACACCCCAAAGAAGcatgagaagaagaaagatattGAACAAGTGTCCTTAAATCCTAGAAGATCGCCAAGGGACTTAAGCAAGAAAAATGGTCTGATAAATGGACTCTCTACGAATGAAGGAACTGTTAAGCATTCAGATGCCAACATAGGCGAAAACTGTGGCAGCTTCACTAAGTCCAAAGGTGGTGCTTCTTGTCAGTCTGATGAGAAAATGCAGT CAAAAAGCCCCGGTGAGTGCTATGACTTTTATGGAGAAAAATCAGAAGAGAAGTTTCAGCTTGATCAGATATGGGCTATATATGTTGATAAGGATGGGATGCCTAAGAACTATGCTCAAGTTAAGAAGATTGAATCCACACCTAACTTTAGATTGCATGTGGCATTGCTTAAACCCTGCTCACCGCCAAAAGACACTAATCAGTCAGTTTGTTGTGGCATGTTTGAGGTAAAAAATGGTAGGACTAAGGTCCTTACCCGCATAGAGTTTTCTCATCGTTTAACAGTTGAACGTGTTGGTAAGTATAGATACAAAATTTACCCTAGAAGAGGTGAGGTTTGGGCGTTATACAAGAACCTGAACTCAGAGGTGACATGTTCTGACATTTGGAAGGGAGAATGTGACATAGTGGAAGTACTAGAAGTCAATGACAGCAGCACAGaagttgtggttttgtcacctCTTAGTGGGTTTACATCTGTTTACAGGTCTCCAAGAATCCAGAGGTCAAAATCTGGTGTCATTGTTATACCGCGGGATGAGATTGCCAGATTCTCTCATCAGATTCCTGCTTTCCAGCACTCGGGGGAAAAAGATATTCTCCTGAGAGGCTGTTGGGAGCTTGATCCCAAAGCAGTTCCTGGTCTTGTAATTTGTTTAGACTGA
- the LOC115979857 gene encoding uncharacterized protein LOC115979857 isoform X1 — MECNKEEAIRARGIAEKKMHENDFVGARKIAMKAQQLFPGLENMSQLLAVCEVHCSALIKVSKSDLDWYGILQIEQSADEGTIKKQYRKLALLLHPDKNKLAGAEAAFKLVGEAHRVLSDQAKRTSFDKNYASSARTAESKPPPHQSNSNLFVNRQSWADNNLHKPPHPPYTNLNPIHQAPLFQTFWTCCPHCSTRFQYYKGSENKLLRCQTCSKAFIAQDVGTQYVPVRTPWGQFPNQKVASNQGPSKVTLKCNGGNVSNVRFPDRSAGLDPKSKAGNTAEVRGGSKAEVKADGHVGKKGVEMTKSNAAKAQKPGSSKNVSRKRGRKSAVESSESNETGGSDDNEKDVGIHQNGGNPSGQNSGNHRRSSRQRQKENISHQKNLNDDDDDFVSPPKQNCKSSRKSVKQKASATEESLPNKKCKMGECDVKTEEEGMPDQDDRKAEVDDRSGLNSNVASDDVAIQVPDQEFSDFEKGKEENCFAVNQMWAIYDTLDGMPRFYARVKKVFSPGFKLQITWLEANPDDQDEIDWCDGELPVACGKFKLGNTEEAVERLMFSHQMHCIKGSCRGSYLIYPRKGETWALFKNWDIRWSSDPEKNMPFKFEFVEVLSDFVDGFGIYVAYLGKVKGFVSLFQQTKQHGISSFQVPPKELYRFSHRIPSFRMTGGEKEGVPKGCFELDPAALPTDFNLYDDPNVVKMENGRVDAEVSNLCCKSSENKMEHVMGSDTSMKHEGDDQGRETTMHERFPRQSNGTHTNNVQVDASKCKTKEDDSKENCDLTQPKGTATSHQADKKINTPKKHEKKKDIEQVSLNPRRSPRDLSKKNGLINGLSTNEGTVKHSDANIGENCGSFTKSKGGASCQSDEKMQLPVKDHSSSSLTKSPGECYDFYGEKSEEKFQLDQIWAIYVDKDGMPKNYAQVKKIESTPNFRLHVALLKPCSPPKDTNQSVCCGMFEVKNGRTKVLTRIEFSHRLTVERVGKYRYKIYPRRGEVWALYKNLNSEVTCSDIWKGECDIVEVLEVNDSSTEVVVLSPLSGFTSVYRSPRIQRSKSGVIVIPRDEIARFSHQIPAFQHSGEKDILLRGCWELDPKAVPGLVICLD; from the coding sequence ATGGAATGCAACAAAGAGGAGGCCATCAGGGCTAGGGGGATTGCAGAGAAGAAGATGCATGAAAACGATTTTGTAGGGGCAAGGAAGATTGCGATGAAGGCTCAGCAGCTGTTTCCTGGGCTTGAGAACATGTCTCAATTGCTTGCAGTCTGTGAGGTTCATTGCTCTGCATTGATAAAGGTTAGCAAGTCAGATTTGGACTGGTATGGAATTCTTCAGATTGAACAATCAGCTGATGAGGGGACCATCAAGAAACAGTACAGAAAGCTAGCACTGTTACTTCATCCTGATAAAAATAAGCTTGCTGGTGCAGAGGCCGCATTCAAGCTAGTTGGGGAAGCACATAGGGTCCTCTCTGACCAGGCAAAGCGTACTTCATTTGATAAGAATTATGCATCTTCAGCGAGGACTGCCGAATCAAAGCCACCACCCCATCAGTCAAATAGCAATTTGTTTGTCAACAGACAGTCATGGGCTGACAATAATCTCCATAAACCTCCTCATCCACCTTACACTAATTTGAATCCTATTCACCAGGCACCCCTATTCCAGACATTCTGGACATGTTGCCCCCACTGCAGTACTAGGTTTCAATACTACAAAGGTTCTGAGAATAAACTCTTGCGATGTCAGACTTGCTCCAAAGCCTTCATTGCCCAGGATGTGGGTACTCAATATGTTCCAGTAAGAACTCCCTGGGGTCAGTTTCCCAATCAAAAAGTAGCTTCAAATCAGGGGCCCTCAAAAGTAACCTTAAAATGTAATGGTGGAAATGTTTCCAATGTGAGATTTCCGGATAGATCTGCTGGGTTAGATCCAAAGTCAAAGGCAGGAAACACTGCTGAGGTTCGTGGGGGTTCTAAAGCAGAAGTGAAAGCAGATGGGCATGTGGGGAAGAAAGGTGTTGAGATGACCAAGTCTAATGCAGCAAAGGCTCAGAAACCAGGATCATCGAAAAATGTGAGCaggaagagagggaggaagTCAGCTGTGGAATCCAGTGAAAGTAATGAGACTGGAGGTAGTGACGACAATGAAAAAGATGTGGGTATTCACCAAAATGGTGGTAATCCTTCTGGACAGAATTCTGGGAACCATAGGAGATCTTCAAGGCAAAggcaaaaggaaaatatttctcACCAGAAGAATctaaatgatgatgatgatgattttgtGAGTCCTCCAAAGCAGAATTGCAAATCATCCAGGAAAAGTGTGAAGCAAAAAGCAAGTGCCACTGAAGAGAGTTTGCCAAACAAAAAGTGCAAAATGGGAGAATGTGATGTAAAGACAGAGGAAGAGGGTATGCCAGATCAGGATGACAGAAAGGCTGAAGTTGATGATAGATCTGGATTGAATTCTAATGTTGCATCAGATGATGTAGCTATTCAAGTTCCTGATCAAGAGTTTAGTGATTTTGAGAAGGGTAAGGAAGAAAACTGCTTTGCTGTTAATCAAATGTGGGCTATATATGATACATTAGATGGTATGCCAAGATTTTATGCCCGTGTCAAGAAAGTGTTCTCCCCTGGTTTTAAGCTGCAGATCACTTGGTTGGAGGCCAATCCAGATGACCAAGATGAGATTGATTGGTGTGATGGAGAATTGCCTGTTGCTTGTGGTAAGTTCAAACTTGGTAACACTGAAGAAGCCGTTGAGCGTCTTATGTTCTCTCATCAGATGCATTGCATAAAAGGCAGTTGTAGAGGTTCATACTTGATATATCCTAGAAAGGGAGAAACTTGGGCCCTTTTCAAAAATTGGGATATTAGATGGAGTTCTGACCCAGAAAAGAATATGccattcaaatttgaatttgtggAAGTCCTTTCAGACTTTGTTGATGGTTTTGGCATTTACGTGGCATATTTGGGCAAAGTGAAGGGGTTTGTTAGCCTTTTCCAGCAAACTAAGCAGCATGGAATTAGCTCTTTTCAAGTACCACCTAAGGAGCTGTATAGATTTTCACATCGAATTCCATCATTTAGAATGACTGGTGGGGAAAAAGAAGGTGTTCCCAAAGGATGTTTTGAACTCGATCCTGCTGCTCTGCCCACTGATTTCAATTTGTATGATGATCCCAATGTTGTGAAGATGGAAAATGGACGCGTGGATGCTGAAGTCAGTAATTTGTGTTGTAAATCCtcagaaaataaaatggaaCATGTTATGGGTTCTGACACATCGATGAAGCATGAAGGGGATGACCAAGGGAGAGAGACCACAATGCATGAAAGATTTCCAAGACAATCAAATGGAACACATACAAATAATGTTCAAGTAGATGCAAGCAAATGTAAAACCAAAGAGGATGATAGTAAAGAAAATTGTGACCTCACTCAGCCCAAAGGAACTGCTACTTCACATCAGGCTGATAAGAAGATCAACACCCCAAAGAAGcatgagaagaagaaagatattGAACAAGTGTCCTTAAATCCTAGAAGATCGCCAAGGGACTTAAGCAAGAAAAATGGTCTGATAAATGGACTCTCTACGAATGAAGGAACTGTTAAGCATTCAGATGCCAACATAGGCGAAAACTGTGGCAGCTTCACTAAGTCCAAAGGTGGTGCTTCTTGTCAGTCTGATGAGAAAATGCAGTTGCCTGTGAAGGACCATTCTTCCAGTAGTTTGACAAAAAGCCCCGGTGAGTGCTATGACTTTTATGGAGAAAAATCAGAAGAGAAGTTTCAGCTTGATCAGATATGGGCTATATATGTTGATAAGGATGGGATGCCTAAGAACTATGCTCAAGTTAAGAAGATTGAATCCACACCTAACTTTAGATTGCATGTGGCATTGCTTAAACCCTGCTCACCGCCAAAAGACACTAATCAGTCAGTTTGTTGTGGCATGTTTGAGGTAAAAAATGGTAGGACTAAGGTCCTTACCCGCATAGAGTTTTCTCATCGTTTAACAGTTGAACGTGTTGGTAAGTATAGATACAAAATTTACCCTAGAAGAGGTGAGGTTTGGGCGTTATACAAGAACCTGAACTCAGAGGTGACATGTTCTGACATTTGGAAGGGAGAATGTGACATAGTGGAAGTACTAGAAGTCAATGACAGCAGCACAGaagttgtggttttgtcacctCTTAGTGGGTTTACATCTGTTTACAGGTCTCCAAGAATCCAGAGGTCAAAATCTGGTGTCATTGTTATACCGCGGGATGAGATTGCCAGATTCTCTCATCAGATTCCTGCTTTCCAGCACTCGGGGGAAAAAGATATTCTCCTGAGAGGCTGTTGGGAGCTTGATCCCAAAGCAGTTCCTGGTCTTGTAATTTGTTTAGACTGA